A DNA window from Microaerobacter geothermalis contains the following coding sequences:
- a CDS encoding transposase, whose protein sequence is LCQKVYKIKKTTDLRRYPAPARGTQAWKNLYNERTAVERVIAYLKEYFQLNNIRHRTGELAKVHFDLICLLFNASKLAVDRMNAQLKVKVA, encoded by the coding sequence TTATGCCAAAAAGTTTACAAAATCAAGAAAACAACCGATTTAAGAAGGTATCCTGCACCAGCAAGAGGAACCCAAGCATGGAAAAACCTCTACAATGAACGTACCGCAGTGGAGCGAGTCATAGCATACCTAAAGGAATATTTTCAACTTAACAACATTCGGCACCGTACTGGTGAACTGGCAAAGGTCCATTTTGATTTAATCTGCCTCCTTTTCAATGCTTCCAAGTTAGCTGTAGATCGGATGAATGCTCAACTGAAAGTAAAGGTGGCTTAA
- a CDS encoding DUF2321 domain-containing protein encodes MGYFDFAQICLNGHVVNDSAGTYPQYNENFCTECGAETITKCPSCNTHIRGDYHSDAVVIIGGSRYKLPKFCHNCGQPYPWTKMKIEAAQELASEINELTDDERELLAKSIDEIIKDTPKTTVAATRFKKLLAKVGAPIAESFREILVDIISETAKKSIWG; translated from the coding sequence GTGGGGTATTTCGATTTTGCTCAAATATGTTTAAACGGCCATGTTGTAAATGATTCTGCAGGAACTTATCCTCAATATAACGAAAATTTTTGCACAGAATGTGGAGCAGAAACAATAACAAAATGCCCATCTTGTAATACTCATATTCGAGGTGATTACCATTCTGACGCAGTAGTCATAATAGGTGGTAGTAGGTATAAACTTCCAAAATTTTGTCATAATTGTGGTCAGCCTTATCCTTGGACAAAGATGAAAATTGAAGCCGCACAAGAGCTAGCATCTGAAATTAATGAATTAACTGATGATGAAAGGGAACTTCTCGCAAAAAGTATTGACGAAATCATAAAGGATACACCTAAGACAACTGTAGCCGCGACAAGATTCAAGAAGTTGCTTGCCAAAGTAGGAGCTCCCATTGCGGAATCTTTCCGAGAAATATTAGTTGACATTATAAGTGAAACTGCGAAGAAATCCATTTGGGGATAG